A single genomic interval of Fibrobacter sp. UWB13 harbors:
- a CDS encoding FISUMP domain-containing protein: MPVCSKCGAELDEAAKFCMECGTPVSQNKKCVKCGAELPNNAKFCFSCGAPQDVATPIAEKAEPKNNAGESSDSEENIVGKNKSSSTEETFTDPRDGEVYRTCKIGNQIWMAENLRYRPPKGGSYPYDKNKDYVEKYGRLYEWECVKEAVPPGWHLPSEEETKKMIAFIEKNYNGSDALHSEDWDDGIDSYGFNAIPSGFRGWKDDLYSSVDEFREDYRKFVFLGNSAVFWINAEINVLRIDSERVYIPQNDIVQYINDNEEYTFNDNQFRQYYACSIRCIKDAPIEIQCDFCKKTFNASKNPIKTFEQEYIDGSPIQKKDIIKRMCYGCQNTIGRDFIKKQAKLERKYKKQ; the protein is encoded by the coding sequence ATGCCAGTATGTTCTAAATGCGGAGCCGAACTTGACGAGGCTGCAAAATTCTGTATGGAATGCGGGACTCCTGTTTCGCAAAATAAAAAATGCGTCAAATGCGGAGCAGAACTACCAAATAACGCAAAGTTCTGTTTTAGCTGCGGTGCACCACAGGATGTAGCCACGCCAATCGCAGAGAAAGCGGAGCCTAAGAATAATGCTGGCGAAAGCAGTGATTCAGAAGAAAACATTGTTGGCAAAAACAAATCTAGCAGCACCGAAGAAACGTTCACCGACCCGCGCGACGGCGAAGTTTATAGAACCTGCAAGATTGGCAACCAGATTTGGATGGCTGAGAACTTGAGATACCGGCCACCCAAAGGCGGTTCTTACCCTTATGATAAGAATAAAGATTATGTTGAAAAATACGGACGATTATACGAATGGGAATGTGTTAAGGAAGCGGTTCCACCGGGATGGCACCTTCCTTCAGAAGAAGAAACCAAGAAAATGATAGCGTTTATCGAAAAAAATTATAACGGATCAGACGCTTTACACTCCGAAGATTGGGACGATGGTATAGACTCATATGGTTTTAATGCTATTCCTTCGGGATTTCGCGGATGGAAAGATGATCTTTATTCCAGTGTTGATGAATTTAGAGAAGATTATAGAAAATTTGTTTTTCTAGGCAATAGTGCCGTATTTTGGATTAATGCTGAAATAAATGTTCTACGCATTGATAGTGAAAGAGTATATATACCACAAAACGATATTGTGCAGTACATAAATGATAACGAAGAATACACTTTTAATGATAATCAGTTTCGGCAATATTACGCATGTTCCATCCGTTGCATCAAAGACGCTCCGATAGAAATACAATGCGATTTTTGCAAAAAAACATTCAATGCAAGTAAGAATCCCATAAAAACCTTTGAACAAGAGTATATTGACGGAAGCCCCATACAAAAGAAGGACATCATCAAAAGAATGTGTTATGGTTGTCAGAACACAATAGGACGGGATTTTATAAAAAAGCAAGCTAAACTAGAAAGAAAATATAAAAAGCAATAA
- a CDS encoding SDR family oxidoreductase — protein MKLFENKVVVVTGGAHGIGASIVSEFEKEGAKVAYIDIRENSCFVGDLSKKETLEKFAQFVIEKYGHVDVLVNNALPLMKGIDECSYEEFCYALAVGVTAPFYLAKLFAPHFAKGASIINISSSRDRMSQPQTESYTAAKGGIAALTHALAVSFAGRVRVNSISPGWIDTDFKVYDGPDATQQPAGRVGNPLDIANMVLYLASDKAGFITGENICIDGGMTRQMIYHNDCGWKLEG, from the coding sequence ATGAAATTGTTTGAAAATAAAGTGGTCGTGGTGACGGGCGGGGCGCATGGTATTGGCGCTTCTATTGTGAGTGAATTTGAAAAAGAGGGAGCGAAAGTCGCGTATATCGATATCCGCGAAAATTCTTGTTTTGTTGGGGATCTTTCAAAGAAAGAGACTTTGGAAAAGTTTGCGCAGTTTGTTATCGAAAAATACGGGCATGTGGATGTGCTGGTAAATAACGCACTCCCGCTGATGAAGGGTATTGACGAATGTAGTTACGAAGAATTCTGCTATGCGCTTGCTGTCGGCGTGACCGCTCCGTTTTATCTTGCAAAACTTTTCGCGCCGCATTTTGCAAAGGGCGCTAGCATTATAAATATCTCATCGTCTCGCGACCGTATGAGCCAACCGCAAACCGAAAGCTATACGGCGGCAAAGGGCGGGATTGCTGCCCTCACGCATGCGCTTGCTGTGAGTTTTGCAGGCCGTGTGCGCGTGAATTCGATTTCACCGGGCTGGATTGATACGGATTTCAAGGTTTACGATGGTCCCGATGCCACTCAGCAACCCGCAGGTCGCGTCGGCAATCCGCTCGACATCGCGAATATGGTGCTTTACCTCGCGAGCGACAAAGCTGGCTTTATTACCGGCGAAAACATCTGCATTGACGGAGGTATGACTCGCCAGATGATTTACCACAACGACTGCGGCTGGAAATTGGAAGGGTAG
- a CDS encoding GNAT family N-acetyltransferase produces the protein MIIAINKDDPWWEKTRAFAKDCPWQPGRRLAERMSKNDFLDWEKVFVAVHGEDVVGFCVLEENGNIPAKFNCSPFINLVYVSEEFRGQRLSKSLIDAALDYAQRLGYKKVYLKSEHHGLYEKYGFKKIADFEPTVGLANQLFEIEISV, from the coding sequence ATGATAATCGCAATCAACAAAGATGATCCGTGGTGGGAAAAGACCCGCGCTTTCGCGAAAGATTGCCCATGGCAGCCGGGGCGTCGTTTAGCCGAGCGAATGTCAAAAAACGATTTCCTAGACTGGGAAAAAGTTTTCGTTGCTGTACACGGTGAAGATGTTGTCGGCTTTTGCGTTCTCGAGGAGAACGGGAACATTCCTGCGAAATTCAATTGCAGCCCTTTTATAAATCTCGTTTACGTTAGCGAAGAATTCCGGGGACAGCGGCTATCCAAAAGCTTAATTGACGCAGCGCTTGATTACGCCCAAAGGCTCGGCTACAAAAAAGTTTATCTCAAAAGCGAGCACCACGGCCTATACGAAAAATACGGGTTCAAGAAGATTGCTGATTTCGAACCAACGGTCGGGCTTGCGAACCAACTGTTTGAAATAGAAATTTCAGTTTAA
- a CDS encoding Ig-like domain-containing protein, producing the protein MGIKTNNGWGEVIAGTAAKDSDKDGMPDYFEEAMGYDINKDDAMTKESDGYVRIEKYINWLGASHMHITDESSRNFDLRTITSGFQSVKPTYSVSAAENGMVELLADGYTARFTPKENFKGMASFKYIVKGNDKTEYTGRVEVLVEKAESAVDSSAQDSSTTRIVEKFRLRGNSETVKIFDMNGNYMGTSTSNLPQGHYIVRQNIQGRVVNFLYNKN; encoded by the coding sequence ATGGGCATCAAAACGAACAACGGCTGGGGCGAAGTGATTGCTGGGACTGCCGCGAAGGATTCCGATAAGGACGGCATGCCCGATTACTTTGAAGAAGCTATGGGCTACGATATCAATAAAGATGACGCAATGACCAAGGAAAGCGATGGTTATGTGCGTATCGAAAAGTACATCAACTGGCTCGGGGCTTCGCATATGCACATTACGGACGAATCTTCACGCAATTTTGACTTGCGTACTATTACGAGTGGATTCCAGTCGGTCAAACCGACTTACAGCGTATCAGCTGCAGAGAATGGAATGGTTGAATTGCTTGCAGATGGCTACACGGCTCGCTTTACGCCGAAGGAAAATTTTAAAGGTATGGCGTCATTCAAGTACATCGTCAAAGGCAACGATAAAACTGAATATACGGGCCGCGTTGAAGTGCTTGTGGAAAAAGCGGAAAGCGCTGTGGATTCGTCGGCTCAAGATTCAAGTACAACGCGGATTGTCGAAAAATTCCGCTTGCGTGGAAATTCTGAGACCGTGAAAATTTTCGATATGAATGGCAATTATATGGGAACTTCGACGTCTAATTTACCGCAGGGGCACTATATCGTTCGCCAAAATATTCAGGGCAGAGTCGTGAATTTCTTGTATAATAAAAATTGA
- a CDS encoding metalloregulator ArsR/SmtB family transcription factor produces the protein MTNSNLNQNREPIIPNMELFGAISDEMRLKILLLLDQSEFTVNEIKDILDIHQSNASRHLAKLSQCGLVKDRRDGIKAYYRLSEELYMSSRLLQIIREAYDELQDKDILKCRAAQALEERTDKTKGQIHKLDQAGGSLKAQISLFSKLMVPFENAVDIGCGEGGDLSLMLASRCKNVTALDYDPKIISGFQQILRQKGIENVTPKVADMTQTGLPSNYADLVLMSQVLHHATDPRLALKEATRILKPGGMLALLDLAQHKEESFRTTHGHIWLGFERSQLEFFVKELNCKVVESEIIPSENEVDKKLPVICMIITKE, from the coding sequence GTGACAAATTCGAATTTAAACCAGAACCGAGAACCCATCATCCCGAACATGGAACTTTTTGGAGCCATTTCCGACGAAATGCGCCTCAAGATACTGCTCCTACTGGACCAGTCCGAATTTACAGTCAACGAAATCAAGGACATTCTGGATATCCACCAGAGTAACGCCAGCCGCCATTTGGCAAAGCTTTCGCAATGCGGGCTCGTAAAAGACCGTCGCGATGGCATCAAGGCTTATTACCGCCTAAGCGAAGAACTTTACATGAGCAGCCGCCTGTTGCAGATTATCCGTGAAGCCTACGACGAACTGCAGGACAAGGATATTCTCAAGTGCCGCGCCGCACAAGCGCTCGAAGAACGCACCGACAAGACCAAGGGACAAATTCACAAGCTCGACCAGGCAGGCGGTAGCCTCAAGGCTCAAATCAGCCTGTTCAGCAAGCTCATGGTACCGTTCGAAAACGCCGTGGACATTGGTTGCGGCGAAGGCGGAGACCTCTCGCTTATGCTCGCAAGCCGTTGCAAAAACGTGACCGCACTCGACTACGATCCAAAAATCATTAGCGGTTTCCAGCAGATTTTGCGCCAGAAAGGCATCGAAAACGTGACGCCGAAAGTCGCCGACATGACGCAGACGGGCCTCCCGTCCAACTACGCAGACCTCGTCTTGATGAGCCAGGTTCTGCACCACGCGACCGACCCGCGCCTCGCGCTCAAGGAAGCGACCCGCATTTTGAAACCGGGTGGAATGCTCGCGCTTTTGGACCTCGCCCAGCACAAGGAAGAATCGTTCCGCACGACACACGGCCACATTTGGCTTGGTTTTGAACGCAGCCAGCTTGAATTCTTTGTGAAGGAGCTCAACTGCAAGGTGGTCGAGAGCGAAATCATCCCGAGTGAAAACGAAGTCGACAAAAAGCTCCCCGTGATTTGCATGATCATCACGAAAGAGTAA
- the ilvC gene encoding ketol-acid reductoisomerase, whose protein sequence is MNYFNSIPMRRQLEEIGHCRFMEHSEFSRGVEALKGKKIVFVGCGAQGLHQGLDLRDSGLDVSYTLRKEAIEQKRQSWKNATENGFKVGTYEEMIPDADLVCNLTPDKQHHNVIPAIMKLMKKGAALSYSHGFNIVEEGQEIRKDITVIMVAPKGPGSEVRSEYLRGFGMPCLIAVHPENDPEGKGWDYAKAYAAGLHADRPGVLESSFVAEVKSDLMGEQTILCGMLQTGTILCYDKMVKEFGIDKAYAVKLLQYGWETISEALKHGGITNMMDRLSNPAKIRATELAEKMKKIMKPLYQEHQDNIISGKFSSTMMVDWEAGDKDLLKWRGETGELEFEKVAATDKQITEQEYFDRGVLMTAMIKAGVELAFETMCSVGIKPMSAYYESLHETPLIANLIARKKLFEMNRVISDTAEYGCYLFANKCVPLLADFMKNEVKKGDIGDIFNEGNTNAVDNEELIKVNKNIRQHPVEEVGAWLRDRMSGMTRVV, encoded by the coding sequence ATGAATTATTTCAACTCAATCCCTATGCGTCGCCAACTCGAAGAAATTGGCCACTGCCGTTTCATGGAACATTCTGAATTCAGCCGTGGTGTTGAAGCCCTCAAGGGTAAGAAGATTGTGTTCGTCGGTTGCGGTGCTCAGGGTCTCCATCAGGGTCTCGACCTTCGCGATAGCGGTTTGGATGTTTCCTACACGCTCCGCAAGGAAGCCATCGAACAGAAGCGCCAGTCCTGGAAGAACGCTACTGAAAACGGCTTCAAGGTCGGTACTTATGAAGAAATGATTCCGGATGCAGACCTCGTTTGCAACCTCACACCGGATAAGCAGCACCACAACGTGATCCCGGCTATCATGAAGCTCATGAAGAAGGGCGCAGCACTCTCTTACAGCCATGGCTTCAACATCGTCGAAGAAGGTCAGGAAATCCGCAAGGACATCACTGTGATCATGGTCGCTCCGAAGGGACCTGGTTCCGAAGTTCGTTCTGAATACCTCCGTGGTTTCGGCATGCCGTGCCTTATCGCTGTCCACCCGGAAAACGACCCTGAAGGCAAGGGCTGGGACTATGCTAAGGCTTACGCCGCTGGTCTCCACGCTGACCGTCCGGGCGTTCTCGAAAGCTCTTTTGTCGCCGAAGTGAAGTCCGACCTCATGGGCGAACAGACCATCCTTTGCGGTATGCTCCAGACCGGTACGATCCTTTGCTACGACAAGATGGTGAAGGAATTCGGTATCGACAAGGCTTACGCTGTGAAGCTCCTCCAGTACGGCTGGGAAACGATTTCCGAAGCCCTCAAGCATGGTGGCATCACGAACATGATGGACCGTCTCTCCAACCCGGCTAAGATCCGCGCAACGGAACTTGCTGAAAAGATGAAGAAGATCATGAAGCCGCTCTATCAGGAACATCAGGACAACATCATCTCTGGCAAGTTCTCCAGCACGATGATGGTCGACTGGGAAGCTGGCGACAAGGACCTCCTCAAGTGGCGAGGCGAAACCGGCGAACTCGAATTCGAAAAGGTTGCCGCAACTGACAAGCAGATCACCGAACAGGAATACTTCGACCGTGGCGTTCTCATGACCGCTATGATCAAGGCCGGTGTGGAACTCGCATTCGAAACCATGTGCTCTGTGGGCATCAAGCCGATGAGCGCTTACTACGAATCCCTCCACGAAACTCCGCTCATTGCAAACCTCATCGCTCGTAAGAAGCTGTTCGAAATGAACCGCGTCATCAGCGATACTGCAGAATACGGCTGCTACCTGTTTGCTAACAAGTGCGTTCCTCTCCTCGCAGACTTCATGAAGAACGAAGTCAAGAAGGGCGACATTGGCGATATCTTCAACGAAGGCAATACCAACGCTGTCGATAACGAAGAACTCATCAAGGTGAACAAGAACATCCGTCAGCATCCGGTGGAAGAAGTCGGGGCATGGCTCCGCGACCGCATGTCTGGCATGACCCGCGTCGTCTAA
- a CDS encoding YhcG family protein has product MSKKSINILDKDYIHWVKELSSRYRKSQIKAAVKVNSEMLRYYWELGRDIVTKQAENKYGSNFYGTLSTDLKKAIPNAEGLSPSNIRYSKRFFQLYSPVLENLQQVAEKSQSPLERLESTLFSVPWGHHMLLIDKCSDAPQKALFFARQTIENGWSRSSLLNALSTDLYERQGKALTNFERTLPAETSDLAQELTKDPYNFAFTGITGRYNEKLLKDSLLNNITRFLVELGTGFAYVGREYGIMVGEREKFMDLLFYNLNLSCYVVVEVKIGRFEFADIGQLGGYMVACNHILKKEGRDNPTIGLLICKEKDKVQAQYALESSTQPISISEYELEKFYPEKVEGTMPSIEEIEKRLCEVPL; this is encoded by the coding sequence ATGTCGAAAAAATCTATCAACATCTTGGACAAGGATTACATTCACTGGGTCAAGGAACTTTCTTCCCGTTATCGCAAGAGCCAGATCAAGGCTGCGGTAAAGGTAAATAGTGAAATGCTGCGCTACTACTGGGAATTGGGGCGCGATATTGTAACCAAGCAGGCTGAAAATAAATATGGGAGCAACTTTTATGGTACGCTTAGTACTGATTTAAAGAAAGCAATCCCTAACGCCGAAGGGCTGTCTCCATCGAATATTCGCTATTCTAAAAGATTTTTCCAACTATATAGTCCTGTCTTGGAAAATCTTCAGCAGGTTGCTGAAAAATCTCAAAGTCCTTTAGAACGACTTGAATCTACATTATTCTCTGTTCCGTGGGGGCACCACATGCTGCTCATCGATAAGTGCTCAGACGCCCCACAAAAGGCCCTGTTTTTTGCCCGCCAGACGATAGAAAATGGCTGGAGCCGTTCGTCCCTTCTGAATGCGCTTTCTACCGATCTTTACGAGCGCCAGGGAAAGGCTTTGACGAATTTTGAACGGACTCTCCCTGCCGAAACAAGCGATTTGGCTCAAGAACTGACGAAAGATCCTTACAATTTCGCGTTTACGGGTATTACGGGTCGCTACAACGAAAAACTGCTGAAAGATAGCCTGCTGAACAACATTACCCGTTTTCTTGTGGAATTGGGCACGGGCTTTGCCTATGTCGGCAGAGAATATGGCATTATGGTGGGCGAAAGGGAGAAGTTCATGGATTTGCTTTTTTACAACCTGAATCTCTCTTGCTATGTCGTTGTCGAGGTGAAAATCGGGCGCTTTGAATTTGCCGATATCGGGCAACTGGGCGGATACATGGTGGCATGCAATCACATCCTTAAAAAGGAAGGGCGCGACAACCCGACAATCGGTCTGCTGATTTGCAAGGAAAAGGACAAGGTGCAGGCACAGTACGCACTGGAATCAAGTACGCAACCTATCAGCATTTCGGAATATGAATTGGAAAAATTCTACCCTGAAAAGGTTGAAGGCACAATGCCCTCTATTGAGGAAATTGAGAAAAGATTGTGCGAAGTGCCGCTGTAA
- a CDS encoding GNAT family N-acetyltransferase, which produces MLQFFDVTRDAPWFPQVKALYESAFPANERIPIKHLLDDKIKREFWAFFNKEDGEGGAAENTAAPRFCGFSNSISHGDITNIVYFAVMPELRSRGYGSQILQVIREQHPDTRIVVDIEVEEDSKDAEELERRNRRRDFYQRNGFDSSPFDYVWQGEHYRLLTAGGTVTEKEFRDFWKEILKDIPGAKYP; this is translated from the coding sequence ATGCTCCAGTTTTTCGATGTCACAAGAGATGCCCCCTGGTTTCCGCAGGTCAAGGCGCTGTACGAATCAGCGTTCCCGGCTAACGAACGCATTCCAATAAAGCATTTGCTCGACGATAAAATCAAGCGAGAATTTTGGGCATTTTTTAACAAGGAAGATGGCGAAGGTGGCGCGGCCGAAAATACCGCGGCTCCCAGGTTCTGCGGGTTCTCAAATTCCATTTCACACGGCGACATCACGAACATCGTCTATTTTGCGGTTATGCCAGAACTGCGCAGTCGCGGATACGGCTCACAAATTCTGCAAGTCATTCGCGAACAACACCCCGACACACGCATCGTCGTCGATATCGAAGTCGAAGAAGATTCCAAGGACGCCGAAGAACTTGAACGCAGGAACCGCCGCCGCGACTTTTACCAGCGCAACGGCTTTGACTCCTCCCCCTTTGATTACGTCTGGCAAGGCGAGCACTATCGCCTACTCACCGCAGGCGGCACCGTCACCGAAAAGGAATTCCGCGATTTTTGGAAAGAAATTTTGAAGGATATTCCCGGAGCGAAGTACCCGTAA
- a CDS encoding MBL fold metallo-hydrolase, with protein sequence MKLFENKFIPFVAALAFAVAGCNESKNSTKESAESKSAVNLETSAKVTMPSATVNTPAVEGTKTIALANGASVTWIQDNEGKKLMPRELFSDASDSLYESLNMPAGLPASVSTFLVKTDGKYILFDAGLGAWGGQLLKRLDALKVNPDSIGLVYLTHFHADHIAGLVKNGSAGKMEKVFKNAAVYAGKVEYDAWMNDIPKNDLQKNIMSLYKDSLHLFAFSDSLPHGVLAMDAVGHTPGHTAFQFSNLLVIGDLMHGYALQKFHPEINSNYDMDKEKSAASRKRIMQYARENKLLMAGMHLPPPGFVK encoded by the coding sequence ATGAAACTGTTTGAAAATAAATTTATCCCTTTTGTCGCTGCTCTTGCTTTTGCTGTTGCTGGCTGCAATGAATCGAAAAATTCCACGAAAGAATCTGCGGAAAGTAAGTCTGCGGTAAATCTTGAAACTTCTGCAAAAGTGACGATGCCTTCTGCTACGGTGAACACGCCTGCTGTCGAGGGGACGAAAACCATTGCGCTTGCGAACGGAGCTTCGGTCACTTGGATTCAGGACAACGAGGGCAAAAAACTGATGCCTCGCGAACTTTTCAGCGATGCAAGCGATTCACTTTACGAAAGTTTGAATATGCCGGCAGGGCTCCCTGCTTCTGTCAGCACGTTCTTGGTAAAAACGGATGGTAAGTACATTTTGTTTGATGCTGGTCTTGGCGCGTGGGGCGGACAGCTTTTAAAGCGTCTTGATGCTTTGAAAGTGAATCCGGATTCCATTGGTCTTGTCTACTTGACGCATTTTCATGCAGACCACATTGCGGGCCTTGTGAAAAACGGTAGCGCCGGGAAGATGGAAAAGGTCTTTAAAAATGCCGCCGTTTATGCGGGCAAGGTGGAATATGATGCGTGGATGAACGATATCCCGAAAAATGACTTGCAAAAGAACATCATGTCGCTTTATAAAGATAGCCTTCATTTGTTTGCGTTCAGCGATAGCTTACCGCATGGAGTGCTTGCGATGGATGCCGTGGGACATACGCCGGGGCATACCGCCTTCCAGTTTTCAAATTTACTCGTGATTGGCGACTTGATGCATGGTTATGCTTTGCAAAAGTTCCATCCTGAAATCAATTCCAATTACGACATGGATAAGGAAAAATCCGCTGCAAGCCGCAAACGCATTATGCAATACGCTCGCGAAAACAAACTCCTAATGGCGGGAATGCATTTGCCGCCTCCGGGATTCGTGAAGTAA
- a CDS encoding DUF4423 domain-containing protein, translating to MLTENSITTGDRTSKLALRGYHQHCLKLAADSIDRDPPGSRHISGLTLGISQEGYERIVERINAFRKEIALIAEEDRNSDKVFQLEFAMFPVGGK from the coding sequence GTGCTGACGGAGAATTCCATCACCACGGGAGACCGCACGTCGAAACTCGCACTCCGCGGCTACCACCAGCATTGCCTAAAGCTCGCCGCCGATTCCATCGACCGCGACCCGCCCGGCAGCCGCCACATTTCGGGACTCACGCTCGGCATCAGCCAAGAAGGCTACGAACGCATCGTGGAACGCATCAACGCCTTCCGCAAAGAAATCGCGCTCATCGCCGAAGAAGACCGAAACAGCGACAAAGTCTTTCAGCTAGAGTTCGCAATGTTCCCCGTCGGCGGGAAGTAA
- a CDS encoding BspA family leucine-rich repeat surface protein encodes MSFFSKLFNNKTNEDDFDSIISKASPKNEMKPEVLSNPIVPPTSTETKNSRIQPKNKTELQKLIKETIEKNGPNCDLNFIDVSCITDMHELFSGSPFLDNDNIDISDFNGDISGWDVSNVINMHSMFEMSKFNGDISKWNVSNVTDMHNMFYLSKFNGEISKWNVSKVTNMKDMFFGSIFTGNISKWNVSNVTNMKCMFRESLFNGDINQWDVSNVTNMEGMFSGDNDNPFGNTRSQFNGDISKWDVSKVTNMKDMFRYSNFHGDLKNWNFTKKWKSGTDITDMFVDSKFTSEEINALFE; translated from the coding sequence ATGTCATTTTTTAGCAAATTATTCAACAACAAGACTAACGAAGATGATTTTGATTCAATCATTTCAAAAGCATCTCCAAAAAATGAGATGAAGCCGGAAGTCTTGAGCAATCCAATTGTCCCCCCCACGAGTACAGAAACAAAGAATTCTAGGATTCAGCCCAAAAACAAAACAGAACTTCAGAAGCTAATCAAAGAAACTATTGAGAAAAATGGTCCAAACTGCGATCTAAATTTCATTGATGTTTCTTGTATTACAGATATGCATGAGTTATTCTCTGGTTCTCCATTCCTCGATAACGACAACATAGACATCAGCGATTTCAATGGAGACATTAGCGGCTGGGATGTGTCTAATGTAATTAATATGCACAGTATGTTCGAAATGTCTAAATTCAATGGAGATATCAGTAAATGGAATGTATCTAATGTAACCGACATGCATAACATGTTCTATTTATCAAAATTCAACGGAGAAATAAGCAAGTGGAATGTTTCCAAAGTAACGAACATGAAAGATATGTTTTTTGGTTCCATATTTACTGGGAATATCAGCAAATGGAATGTCTCCAATGTGACAAATATGAAATGCATGTTCCGTGAATCTCTATTCAACGGAGACATCAATCAATGGGATGTATCTAATGTAACAAACATGGAAGGAATGTTTTCAGGTGACAACGACAATCCTTTTGGCAATACACGCAGCCAATTCAACGGGGATATAAGCAAATGGGATGTTTCCAAAGTAACGAACATGAAAGATATGTTTCGCTATTCAAACTTCCATGGAGATCTCAAAAATTGGAATTTCACAAAAAAATGGAAATCCGGAACCGATATCACAGATATGTTTGTTGACTCAAAATTCACTAGCGAAGAAATCAACGCCTTGTTTGAATAA
- a CDS encoding ribonuclease domain-containing protein: MKGFPMPITNKATVTQWNEEKGFGFATANGTKYFVHISALGHPVRPPKVGDTIIICSFGKNEKGARIEKGILEGVASREEQAASSPVRKNYRKAKKSKIAVIVAICIALAFAFDIYVVYTTPDDAPRNKKVCLLKENPAEKEYTSRLHVAKYICDNDRLPSYYVTKSEGKKLYEQKTGKTFVKWNFNPHTTLGVMIGGDYFDNREGKLPTAYYYEADVDYFGNNRGTNRLVYSSGCNIYYTTDHYKTFSKIVFEKQP, encoded by the coding sequence ATGAAAGGTTTCCCTATGCCCATTACAAATAAAGCTACCGTCACGCAATGGAACGAAGAAAAAGGATTCGGTTTCGCCACAGCAAATGGGACCAAGTACTTTGTCCATATTTCTGCTTTAGGGCATCCCGTGAGACCGCCAAAAGTCGGTGATACAATCATCATTTGCAGTTTCGGCAAAAACGAGAAAGGTGCAAGAATCGAAAAAGGAATTCTTGAAGGTGTAGCCTCGCGAGAAGAACAAGCCGCGTCCTCCCCGGTGCGCAAAAATTATCGCAAGGCGAAAAAATCCAAGATTGCTGTGATAGTCGCGATATGCATCGCGTTGGCATTCGCATTCGACATATACGTAGTTTACACAACCCCCGATGATGCTCCCCGCAACAAAAAAGTCTGCCTGCTAAAAGAAAATCCCGCCGAAAAGGAATACACCTCAAGACTCCATGTTGCAAAGTACATCTGCGACAACGACCGCCTGCCCTCCTATTATGTAACCAAAAGCGAGGGTAAAAAGCTTTACGAACAAAAGACCGGCAAAACATTTGTGAAATGGAATTTCAATCCGCATACAACGCTCGGCGTGATGATTGGCGGCGACTACTTCGACAACCGCGAAGGAAAGCTCCCGACAGCGTATTACTACGAAGCCGATGTCGATTACTTCGGAAACAATCGCGGCACAAACCGCCTCGTCTATAGTAGCGGCTGTAACATCTATTACACCACCGACCACTACAAAACATTCAGCAAAATAGTGTTTGAGAAACAACCTTGA